The DNA window CTCGTTCTCCCGGTCCTCGTCGTCCACGAGGATGACCATCTTGCCGTCGCGGATGTCCGCGATGGCATCCTCTATCGTCGAAAGCGGCATCCCGTTCTCGCCCTTCTCACGAATACCCGTGATCCTTCAGGAAATCCAGCGTGACGCCCCCCCCGCCGCTTTCGAGGCTCTTGAGGACGTACTTCCCGACGATGTCGGTCTCGAGGTTGACCCGCTCCCCGGCCCGGACGGCCCCGAGGGTCGTCCGTTCGAGGGTGATCGGGATGATGGCCAGTTCGAATCCGTCCCGGCGGACGGCGCTCACTGTGAGACTGACGCCGTCGACGGTCACCGCCCCCTTGTAAACCATGGACTTCATTATAGAAGGATCGGCCTGGATATGGAATACCCGGGCTTCCCCCAGCGGGCGGATTTCGCGGATTTTGCCGGTCCCGTCGACGTGGCCGTAGACGATGTGCCCCCCCAACCGCCCCGACAGGGTGAGCGCCCGCTCCAGGTTGACCTTCGATCCGGAACGCATCCCGCCGAGCGTCGTCTTCGAGAGCGTCTCCTTCGACACGTCCGCGGTGAACGTCCCCGCCCCCTTCCGTGTCACGGTCAGGCAGACCCCCGACACGGATACGGAATCCCCCTCCGCGATCGTGTCC is part of the Deltaproteobacteria bacterium CG2_30_66_27 genome and encodes:
- a CDS encoding riboflavin synthase subunit alpha, with translation DTIAEGDSVSVSGVCLTVTRKGAGTFTADVSKETLSKTTLGGMRSGSKVNLERALTLSGRLGGHIVYGHVDGTGKIREIRPLGEARVFHIQADPSIMKSMVYKGAVTVDGVSLTVSAVRRDGFELAIIPITLERTTLGAVRAGERVNLETDIVGKYVLKSLESGGGGVTLDFLKDHGYS